Proteins co-encoded in one Arachis hypogaea cultivar Tifrunner chromosome 11, arahy.Tifrunner.gnm2.J5K5, whole genome shotgun sequence genomic window:
- the LOC112720152 gene encoding uncharacterized protein, with translation MYSTWPRSLLKKDVNALSEAPSSEGPNSGFLVLQDEAAQSYWFFGLLKNRNISHFPFPQSENLTVSYTVNRGGNGSTTDYDDVMFIPVLNQPLSSNRYYVIWRKGKHQGKACTSSKEEDMRTCLCFNFVKDVKPRPLDPFNEQQQFEIIKKSSGFHAKSVAPDGFPPLFLRRKGWTVEASTPKNYKLEEALGLNQLLRGQLPAFDFPLSNDSSGSVVIGNWYCPFMFVKEGMELKDQMKRSVFYTLTLEQRWEKILSMKNNSVYGSKGNDGVLVDVVVETEFAMVGGGKEADWGEGNGDDGVVWFSVGREVSVGLNLVIVERMKWEQERGGWLGRNKRQERIIRDEKFEGGIKWENFGCYVLVESFVLKRMDGSFVLTCGFRHTNQIMCKWE, from the exons ATGTATTCAACATGGCCTCGTTCATTGTTAAAGAAAGACGTTAATGCCCTTTCTGAGGCACCTTCTTCAGAGGGTCCAAATTCAGGTTTTCTTGTTCTCCAAGATGAAGCAGCACAAAGCTATTGGTTCTTTGGTTTGTTGAAAAACAGAAACATCAGCCATTTCCCTTTTCCTCAGAGCGAGAATCTGACCGTCAGTTATACTGTTAATAGAGGAGGAAATGGGTCCACAACGGATTACGACGACGTTATGTTCATTCCAGTTCTTAATCAGCCCTTGTCTTCCAACCGCTACTATGTTATATGGAGGAAAGGAAAGCATCAAGG GAAGGCATGTACAAGTTCAAAGGAAGAGGATATGAGAACTTGTTTATGCTTCAATTTTGTGAAAGATGTTAAACCAAGACCTTTGGACCCCTTTAACGAACAGCAACAATTCGAGATAATCAAGAAGAGTTCTGGATTCCATGCAAAGTCTGTTGCTCCTGATGGGTTCCCTCCTTTATTCTTAAGGAGGAAAGGTTGGACTGTTGAAGCTTCTACACCCAAGAATTACAAGTTGGAAGAAGCTCTTGGCCTAAATCAATTGTTGCGCGGTCAATTACCGGCATTCGATTTCCCATTGTCTAATGATAGTTCTGGTTCTGTGGTCATTGGGAATTGGTACTGTCCATTTATGTTTGTAAAGGAAGGAATGGAACTCAAGGACCAAATGAAAAGATCTGTGTTTTACACATTGACACTTGAGCAAAGATGGGAGAAGATTTTGTCAATGAAGAATAATAGTGTTTATGGTAGTAAAGGTAATGATGGGGTGTTAGTGGATGTTGTTGTTGAAACAGAATTTGCTATGGTGGGTGGTGGAAAGGAAGCTGATTGGGGTGAAGGAAATGGTGATGATGGAGTGGTTTGGTTTAGTGTGGGAAGAGAGGTCagtgttggattgaatttggttaTTGTCGAGAGAATGAAATGGGAGCAAGAAAGAGGTGGTTGGTTGGGTAGGAATAAGAGGCAAGAGAGGATAATTAGAGATGAGAAATTTGAAGGGGGAATTAAATGGGAAAATTTTGGGTGTTATGTGCTTGTGGAAAGCTTTGTTTTGAAGAGAATGGATGGAAGCTTTGTGTTAACTTGTGGTTTCAGACACACCAATCAAATTATGTGTAAATGGGAGTGA